The Amycolatopsis sp. DG1A-15b genome contains the following window.
CTTCTCCTCGACCACCGCGGCGCTCAGCCCCAGCTGGGACGCGCGGATCGCCGCGACGTAGCCGCCCACCCCGGCCCCCAGCACGACGACATCAAAGTGTTGTGCACTCATGCCTCGAAACTACCCTTCGGGGCGCTGTTCAGCGGGGTGACCCGGGCCTCACGTGGCGAAGAGCCCGCGCAACGCCTCGACCACCTCCTCCGGCCGTTCCTCGGGCAGGAAGTGCCCGCAGTCCAGCACGTGCGTCCGCAGATCGGGCGCCCACGAAGCCCACACCGCCGCCGGGTCGAAGGGCAGCTCGGCGGCCGGACGCTGCCACAGCGCCGCGACGGGCATCGCCAGCCGCCGCCCGGCCGCGCGGTCGGCCGCGTCGTGCTCCGCGTCCACCGTCGCGCTCGCCCGGTAGTCCGCGCACACCGCGGCGATCGCCTCCGGCGTCGAAGCCGCCGCCAGGTACTCCGCCCGGACCGCCGGCGGGATCGCCGCCGGATCGAGCGTCCAGCCGTCCAGGAAGTGCCCGAAGAACTCCGAGGGTGCCGCCCCGAGCAGCCGCTCCGGCAGCGGCGGTGGGTGGGCGAGCAGGAAGAGGTGGAACGCGAACACCCCGTCGGTGCCCGTCAGCGACGCCCACAGGTCCACGGCCGGGATGACGTCGAGCACCGCCAGGTGACTCACCGCCGAGGGGTGGTCGAGCGCCGCCCGGAACGCCACCAGCGCGCCCCGGTCGTGCCCGGCCAGCGCGAACCGTTCGTACCCCAGTGCGCGGGCCAGCGCGACGACGTCCGCGGCCATGCGCCGCTTCGAGTAGTCGCCCGGCGGTTTGTCGCTGCCGCCGTAGCCGCGCAGGTCGGGGCAGATCACCCGGTGGTCGTGCGCCAGCGACCGCGCCACGTGCCGCCAGGCGAGGTGGGTCTGCGGGAAGCCGTGCAGCAGCACCACCGGTGGCCCGGCGCCGCCGTGCGCGACGCCGAGGTGCGCGTCCCCGACGGGAATCCGCTCGCAGGAGAACCCGGAGATCGTCATGCCGGCAGGTTCTCACCCACCACCGACAGTTTTAGGCAGCGACCGACGGCTCCTCGCCGCGGATCGACACCAGCAGCTCGGTGATCGCGGCCATGATCCGCGCCGTCGCCTCCTCCAGCACCGCGCGGGTCAGTTCGCGGCCGACGAGGTCGGAGAGGTCGACCGGCGGCCCGGCGACCAGCTCCACGGTCTTGCGCGGCAGCCCGCGCGGCAGCTTCGCCGTCGACGGCAGCAGGTGGTGGGTCCCCCAGTTGGCCACCGGGATCACCGGGGCCCCGGTCTCCAGGGCCGCCCGCACGACGCCGGTCTTGCCGCGCATCGGCCAGCCGTCCGGGTCGTTCGAGAAGGTGCCTTCGGGGAAGATCGCGACGCACTCGCCCGCCCGCACGGACGCCACCAGGTCGCGGTAGGCCTCCGCGGCCGTCGCCGCGCCGCGGTAGACCGGGATGTGGCGTCCCGAACGCATCACGCGACCGACCACCGGCAGCTTCCACAGCGACGCCTTCGCCAGGTAACGCGGGACGCGGCCGGCGGCGAGGCAGAACGCGGTGAGCGTCGTCGGGTCGGCGAACGACAGGTGGTTCGACGCCACCAGCACGCCGCCGGTCTTCGGGATGTGCCGCGCGCCCCGGACGCGGAAGCGGGTGGTCTGGACGAGGAACTGCCAGACCACCTCGATGGCGAAGCTGTACCAGGCGCCACGGCCGGCGCGGGCGAAGCGCCGGCCGTAGGCGATCATCCGGCGCCGGGTGAGCAGCTCACCTTCGAAGTCCAGGGCGGTCCAGCGGTCCATGGGTGTCATTCGTAGCCCACGACCGGCCGGATCGGCCCGCGCCCGCGCCGAACGCGGCGCAGATCACAGCAGGAATTTCACTGGCGCTCGAGCACCACGACGGGGATCTCACGGTCGGTCTTCTTGGCGTACTCGTTGTAGTCCGGCCAGACCGCGGCGAGCTTCTCCCACAGCTTCGCGCGCTCCTCGCCCTCGGCCGTGCGGGCGCGGGCGGTGAACTTGTCCGCCTTGACCTGCACGCCGACCTCGGGGTGCTCGACGAGGTTGAAGTACCAGCCGGGGTGGTTCGGCGCGCCGCCCTTGGAGGCCACGATCACCGGGTTTCCGTCGACTTCCTGGTAGATCAGGGCGAACTTGCGCTCCTGCCCGGTCTTGCGGCCCTTGGTGGTCAAGACCAGCGTCGGGACGCCTTCCTGCCAGTCGTGGCCGACCTCGCCGTCGGTCTCCTCGTAGCGGCGGACGTGCTCGTCACCGAACAGCATGCGTGTTTCCTTTCGTGGTCGGTCAGTCGTGGCGGGCTCACCACTTGAGAGTTCTCCTGGTTTGCAACACACACGCTACGAGCGATCTTCCCGCCTGCTTTCACTCGTTCGGGGGAGGTCCCCCGAGCAGCGGCTTCTCCGGACGCACCCTCCTCCCAGTAGATTGCACCGACCGAGCACGCGGAGACACTCGAGACCGATCTTGGAGGAGCCAGCCATGAAGGCCCGGCCGCACGTGACACTGGAAGACGTGGCACGCAGCGCGAACGTCTCGCTCGCGACGGCGTCGCGGGTGCTCAACGGCACCGCGTCCGTCCGTGCCGACCTGCGGGAGCGGGTGTCCGCCGCCGCGGCCGAGCTGGCCTACGCCCCCAACGCGCACGCACAGGCTCTCGCCGGCGGCACCCACCGCACGGTCGGCGTGATCTGCCACGACGTCAGCGACCCGTACTTCGCGGCCATCGCGGGCGGGGTGATGCGGGTGGCCACCGACAACGGGCTGCTCGTCATGCTCGCCGGCACGTTCCGCGATCCGGACCGCGAGGTCGCCTACGTCTCGACGCTGCGCGCGCAGCGGGCCGCGGCCATCCTGCTCATCGGCTCGGCCTTCGAGGACCGGGCGTGGGAACGCGCGATGGCCGCTGAGCTCGAGCCCTACCGCCGCGGCGGCGGCCAGGTCGCGGCGGTCAGCCGGCACCGCGGGCTCAAGATCGACACCGTGCAGCCGGACAACAAGGGCGGCGCCGCGGCGCTGGCGAAGGAACTGGTCGGCCTCGGCCACAAGCGGTTCGCCGTGCTGGCCGGGCCGCGGCGGCTGAGCACGGTGATCGACCGGCTGGCCGGCTTTTCCGCCGAGCTCGCCTCGCACGGCATCGAACTGCGCGAAGACGACGTCGTCGAGGCCGCGTTCAGCCGCGACGGCGGCTACGAGGCGACGAAGCGGCTGCTCGCCGGCCGCAAGCGCAAGCTGCCGACCTGCCTGTTCGCCGTCACCGACGTGATGGCGATCGGCGCGCTGACGGCGTTGCGCGAGGAAGGCCTGTCCGTGCCCGGCGACATCTCGGTGGCCGGCTTCGACGACATCCCGGTGGTCCGCGACCTGGCCCCGGCGCTGACCACCGTGCGGCTGCCGCTGGAAGAGCTCGGCGAACGCGCGATGGACATGGCGATCAAGGGCTCCGCGGGTGGCCGGCCGCGGACGATCCGGCTGTCCGGCGAAGTCGTCCTGCGCGAAAGCACCGGACGCCCCAAGCGCTGACCCCACCGGGCCTTGTCGCGGCGCGGCACAGGCCCTACCGTGGGTTGAGAAAGCGCTTTCTGACCCTTCCGGAGGTCCTCGATGCTCGTGCTCCCGGCCCCCGGCGGCGAGCTGCTGAACTGGTCGCCGTCCGGGCCACGGCCCCCCGCGCCCCCGAAAACGCCACAGCCGCCGACGACGTCACGCATCGCCTACGCCGCCGCGCACGTCGTCGCGGACGCGCTGGCCGACGAGCCCTACGCCGTGGACTGGGACACGACACTGGCCTTCCGCGAGCACCTCTGGTCGTGCGGGCTGGGCGTCGCGGAGGCGATGGACACCGCGCAGCGCGGCATGGGCCTCGACTGGGCGACGACGCAGGAGCTGGTGTCCCGCACCGGCGCGGTCGCGGCCGGGCGGCGCTGGTGCGCCGGGGTCGGCACCGA
Protein-coding sequences here:
- a CDS encoding LacI family DNA-binding transcriptional regulator, giving the protein MKARPHVTLEDVARSANVSLATASRVLNGTASVRADLRERVSAAAAELAYAPNAHAQALAGGTHRTVGVICHDVSDPYFAAIAGGVMRVATDNGLLVMLAGTFRDPDREVAYVSTLRAQRAAAILLIGSAFEDRAWERAMAAELEPYRRGGGQVAAVSRHRGLKIDTVQPDNKGGAAALAKELVGLGHKRFAVLAGPRRLSTVIDRLAGFSAELASHGIELREDDVVEAAFSRDGGYEATKRLLAGRKRKLPTCLFAVTDVMAIGALTALREEGLSVPGDISVAGFDDIPVVRDLAPALTTVRLPLEELGERAMDMAIKGSAGGRPRTIRLSGEVVLRESTGRPKR
- a CDS encoding lysophospholipid acyltransferase family protein, which codes for MTPMDRWTALDFEGELLTRRRMIAYGRRFARAGRGAWYSFAIEVVWQFLVQTTRFRVRGARHIPKTGGVLVASNHLSFADPTTLTAFCLAAGRVPRYLAKASLWKLPVVGRVMRSGRHIPVYRGAATAAEAYRDLVASVRAGECVAIFPEGTFSNDPDGWPMRGKTGVVRAALETGAPVIPVANWGTHHLLPSTAKLPRGLPRKTVELVAGPPVDLSDLVGRELTRAVLEEATARIMAAITELLVSIRGEEPSVAA
- a CDS encoding alpha/beta hydrolase — translated: MTISGFSCERIPVGDAHLGVAHGGAGPPVVLLHGFPQTHLAWRHVARSLAHDHRVICPDLRGYGGSDKPPGDYSKRRMAADVVALARALGYERFALAGHDRGALVAFRAALDHPSAVSHLAVLDVIPAVDLWASLTGTDGVFAFHLFLLAHPPPLPERLLGAAPSEFFGHFLDGWTLDPAAIPPAVRAEYLAAASTPEAIAAVCADYRASATVDAEHDAADRAAGRRLAMPVAALWQRPAAELPFDPAAVWASWAPDLRTHVLDCGHFLPEERPEEVVEALRGLFAT
- a CDS encoding nitroreductase family deazaflavin-dependent oxidoreductase; amino-acid sequence: MLFGDEHVRRYEETDGEVGHDWQEGVPTLVLTTKGRKTGQERKFALIYQEVDGNPVIVASKGGAPNHPGWYFNLVEHPEVGVQVKADKFTARARTAEGEERAKLWEKLAAVWPDYNEYAKKTDREIPVVVLERQ